The genomic region AGCGGGTGCAGTCGTTGAGCTTTTTTGCCACCGACTGCAAGAGCCGGTCCCCGACGTCGTGTCCCATGGAGTCGTTGATCTGCTTGAAGTCGTCGATGTCCAGAAAGAGCAGGGCCACGTTGCGCGCGCTCTTTTGTGCCGCGCAGATCACCTGCTCCATACGCTCGTAGAGGGTGCTGCGGTTGGGGAGCTTGGTGAGCGGGTCGTGGTGGGCGAGGAAGAAGATGTTCTCTTCCGCCCGTTTTATGTCGGTGATGTCGAGGATGAAGCCGTCCAGCCGCGTGATGCTGAGGCGATCCCCTCTTTGCTGCCTCTGCACGGAGCAGTTGTTGAGTATCCAGCGCACCGAGCCGTCCTTGTGGAGGATGCGGTGCCGGATCGGCTCCTGGTCCACCCCGGCGAAGATGCTGTTGAGAAACTCGACCACCAGGTTGCGGTCCTCCACGTGGATCATGCTGAACCAGAGCAGGGGGTCCCGGTAGTACTCTTCGGGGGCGTACCCGGTGATGTCGAAGCATTTCGGGCTGTGGTAGATCGAGGTGATCTCCCCCTCTTCGAAGCGGACGCTGTAGACGTACTCGTTGATGTTGCTGACTATGGTCCGGCACTGCTCTTCGCTGCTCAAAAGCGCCTCCTCGGCGCTCTTGCGGATGGTGATGTCGCGTATGTTGAACTGCACCACCTTGCTCTGGTCTATGTAGCTGTTGCTGACCACTTCCACGGGGATGTCCCGCCCCCACAGGGTGCCCAGTTGCAGGTCGTCGCCGTGAAAGGATTCCCTTTGCTGCATCGCCTTGAAATCGGCGGCACTCGGTACGATACGGGCGAAGAAGTCGAGTTCCCAGACCGTCTTGCCCAAAAGCTCATCCCGCCCGCACCCCAGCATCCCGACCAGGAAAGGGTTGACTTCGGTGATGGCCCCGCTCTCCGCCTCGACGATCATGATGCCGTCCTTGGCGGTCTCGAAGAGGCTGCGGTAGCGGGCCTCGGAGCGCTGCAGCGCCTGCTCCGACCGCTTGCGCTTGGAGATATCGAGCACCGACAGCCGGTACTCGTTGCCCTCTTTGCAGCAAAGCACATCGATGCGCACCGAGAGCTGGTCGGAACTATTGGAGATTAGGGTGAGTTCGCAAGCGGTTTTTGCGCGGCTGGTGCGGGCGTCATCCAGCAAGGCGGAAAACTCCGCCCGGGAGGGCTCCGCCACTACCTGTTCGAAGGGAATCCCGAGCAATTCCGGACGGAGCCTGCCGATGAGGCCTGCCCCGGTGCTGTTGACGCTCCGAATCTTGCCGTCGGCGTCGAGGGTGAAATGTCCTAAGGGGGAAAATTCGTAGAGGTCGGCGTAGACCTTCAGTTCCCTGACGAGTTCTTCCCGGGACAGGGAGAGGTTGTCGCTGTCAAAGGCTTTGCGTTGTCTGGAATGGTTCGCCGCATTTTTCCTATCTGCATCGCTCATGACTCCTCCGATGCTTTCGGGCCTCTTCGGGAGGGAGCTCATCTGCTGATAAGCTACAGTATCGGCACGGCGTGGCCAGGGAGGAAAAGGGAAGATTTGCTATCTGCCTGCCGCTGAGAAAATGATAAGGTAATTGGCGTAAAACTTCACCGTGAATTATCCTTGTCGGAGTTGCCGGTTTGCCCATGCGAACCGTGACACTAGCTTCTCTATGTTAATACATAAAGAACACCTTGCAAAGGATGAGCGCCATGAGTGAGAACATCCTGTTTCAGCCTGACAGCGCAGAGAACCGGGAACTTGAGTGGAACGTGCGCCCCCCAGGTTGGCAAAACCCGGTGCCGTCCGGGCGCTACAACCTCGTCGTTGTCGGCGCCGGGACCGCGGGGCTAGTCTGCGCCGCAGGGGCGGCTGCGCTTGGTGCGCGCGTGGCCCTGGTCGAGAGGCTGGCTCTGGGGGGGGACTGCCTGAATGTGGGATGCGTGCCGTCGAAGGCGCTGCTCCGGGCCTCGCGTGCCGTTTTCGATGCGCGCGGAATCGGCGGTTTCGGAGTAGTGGGGGGGGAACGGCTTCAGGCGGATTTCAGCGTGGCGCTAAAGCGTATGCGCGGGCTGAGGGCCGGGATCAGCAGCCATGACTCAGCGCTTCGCTTCCGGGACCAACTGGGGGTAGACGTGTACCTGGGGCAGGGGACGTTCACCGCTGCGGACGCGCTCCATGTCGATGGGGCAACGCTCCGTTTCGCCAAGGCCGCACTCTGCACCGGCGCCCGGGCGGCCATTCCACCCGTACCCGGTCTGGAGGAGTTGGGATGCCTGACCAACGAGACTGTCTTCTCCCTCACCTCGCTTCCGCAAAGGTTCGCTGTCATCGGTTCGGGCCCGGTCGGTTGTGAACTGGCGCAGGCTTTCGCGCGCTTCGGCAGCAAGGTGACCCTGATCGAGCGGGGAGCGGGGATCCTCGCGCGCGAGGACCGGGACGCGGCGGCAATTCTCGAAACCGCCTTCAGGCGCGAGGGGATACAGCTGGAGCTCAGGGCGAAGCTCGTCCGTGCCTGGAGCAGCGGTTCCGAAAAGCGACTTCTCCTGGAGCGGGACGGGGCAGAGTTCGAGGTTGCAGTCGACGCCGTCCTGGTTGGGGCCGGGCGCGCGCCCAACACCGATGGGCTGGGGCTAGAGGCGGCGGGAGTCGAGTTCGACGGAAGCGGCGTCAAGGTGAACGATTTCCTGCAGACCTCGAACCGGCGTATCTATGCCGCCGGAGACATCTGCTCCGCCTATAAATTCACCCACGTAGCCGACGCGCAGGCGAGGGTCGTGATAGAAAACGCCCTTTTCCCCGGCCGGAGGAAGAATTCCGCCCTGACCGTGCCCTGGTGCACCTATACCGACCCCGAGGTGGCGCATGTGGGGATCTACGAAGCGGATGCCGCGGCTCATGGAGTCGAGGTGCGGACCCTCACAATCCCCTTCGCCGAGGTGGACCGCGCCGTCCTGGACGGGGAGACGGAAGGGTTCGCGCGGGTGCATCTGAAAAAAGGAAGCGACACCATACTGGGAGCGACCATCGTGGCGCGCCACGCTGGAGAGATGATAGTCGAGGTCGTCCTTGCCATCGGCGCCGGCTTGGGGCTCTCCGCGATAGGGCGCACTATCCACCCCTACCCCACCCAGGCCGAGAGCCTGAGAAAGCTCGCCGATTCCTACAACCGCGGCAGGTTGACTCCCTCGGTCAAGAAGCTGATGACGGCCTGGCTAGCCTGGCAAAGAAAGTGGTAACCAATCGCCCCTGGATGTGCTAAACAGATGGAGTCGAGATTAAGATTGAGATTGAGTTAAGAAAACCTTTGTCTTCAGGGTAAGGCACCAATCGCTATCTAAAATCAGATTTTATTAATCTTAATCTTTTATCCTCTGTCTCCGGAGTACCTCGCCGCATGAACCTGAAAAAGATCCTCCTCCTCGCCGTTGCCGTCATCTGCGTCTTCCTCTTCTTCTACCT from Citrifermentans bremense harbors:
- a CDS encoding sensor domain-containing protein, whose amino-acid sequence is MSDADRKNAANHSRQRKAFDSDNLSLSREELVRELKVYADLYEFSPLGHFTLDADGKIRSVNSTGAGLIGRLRPELLGIPFEQVVAEPSRAEFSALLDDARTSRAKTACELTLISNSSDQLSVRIDVLCCKEGNEYRLSVLDISKRKRSEQALQRSEARYRSLFETAKDGIMIVEAESGAITEVNPFLVGMLGCGRDELLGKTVWELDFFARIVPSAADFKAMQQRESFHGDDLQLGTLWGRDIPVEVVSNSYIDQSKVVQFNIRDITIRKSAEEALLSSEEQCRTIVSNINEYVYSVRFEEGEITSIYHSPKCFDITGYAPEEYYRDPLLWFSMIHVEDRNLVVEFLNSIFAGVDQEPIRHRILHKDGSVRWILNNCSVQRQQRGDRLSITRLDGFILDITDIKRAEENIFFLAHHDPLTKLPNRSTLYERMEQVICAAQKSARNVALLFLDIDDFKQINDSMGHDVGDRLLQSVAKKLNDCTRSCDVVSRLGGDEFVVMLWDCGVAETTVVAEKIIGTGFQVMGSSVMVTPSIGISIYPEDGRDYLTLLKHADIAMYHAKKSGGNNFQFFTHKLNEMAHQRFMLEGELRRALDRNEFVLYYQPKVDLATGRFSGMEALIRWQHPVRGLMLPVSFIGIAEESGILTQISKWIIPTVCRQIQQWQQQGIQSVSAAVNLSASFFQHPDFEETIEDSLLQTGIAPECLELELTEATIMSDPQRVLGSMAAMKALGLQLSIDDFGTGYSSLSYLKKLPVDKLKIDQSFIHNIARDADNAAVVRAVISIGRSMQLRVIAEGVENASQLAWLQAEGSEEAQGYYFSRPLPVAKMTSLLKQRANFLHNPRGRMQLKML
- a CDS encoding mercuric reductase produces the protein MSENILFQPDSAENRELEWNVRPPGWQNPVPSGRYNLVVVGAGTAGLVCAAGAAALGARVALVERLALGGDCLNVGCVPSKALLRASRAVFDARGIGGFGVVGGERLQADFSVALKRMRGLRAGISSHDSALRFRDQLGVDVYLGQGTFTAADALHVDGATLRFAKAALCTGARAAIPPVPGLEELGCLTNETVFSLTSLPQRFAVIGSGPVGCELAQAFARFGSKVTLIERGAGILAREDRDAAAILETAFRREGIQLELRAKLVRAWSSGSEKRLLLERDGAEFEVAVDAVLVGAGRAPNTDGLGLEAAGVEFDGSGVKVNDFLQTSNRRIYAAGDICSAYKFTHVADAQARVVIENALFPGRRKNSALTVPWCTYTDPEVAHVGIYEADAAAHGVEVRTLTIPFAEVDRAVLDGETEGFARVHLKKGSDTILGATIVARHAGEMIVEVVLAIGAGLGLSAIGRTIHPYPTQAESLRKLADSYNRGRLTPSVKKLMTAWLAWQRKW